A stretch of Lactuca sativa cultivar Salinas chromosome 6, Lsat_Salinas_v11, whole genome shotgun sequence DNA encodes these proteins:
- the LOC111892148 gene encoding B3 domain-containing protein At3g11580-like yields the protein MSLDLFSSTLPESLMEIRNNPIFYTHHPQLPSSALGGINFNPHNDSHELEQVFINTDITTTITKEHMFQKTLTPSDVGKLNRLVIPKHHAEKYFPFGGGGDATNQRKGLVLSFEDESGKLWRFQYSYWKSSQSYVLTKGWNGYVKENHLDAGDLVLFKRHRWDWQRMFIGWKRLSAAAAPIIDRMAAAVAQPVNGGAQINQWSNMAVLHHAQSHYPSHHPPISIPLRYQPDCLHAGDVYENVVNYQTGMVETRRLRLFGVNLECSNNYEPQSPDNSSHGGQ from the exons ATGTCCCTCGATCTCTTCTCTTCCACTCTACCTGAATCACTCATGGAAATTCGAAATAACCCCATATTTTACACCCACCACCCTCAACTGCCGTCTTCCGCCTTAGGTGGTATAAACTTCAACCCTCACAACGATAGCCATGAACTGGAACAAGTTTTCATTAACACCGATATCACTACCACCATCACTAAAGAACACATGTTTCAAAAAACCCTAACTCCAAGTGATGTCGGAAAACTCAACCGTCTTGTCATTCCCAAACACCATGCCGAGAAATACTTCCCGTTCGGAGGTGGTGGTGACGCCACCAACCAACGGAAAGGTTTGGTACTGAGTTTTGAGGACGAGTCTGGGAAGCTATGGCGGTTCCAGTACTCATACTGGAAAAGTAGTCAAAGCTACGTGTTGACCAAAGGTTGGAACGGGTACGTCAAGGAGAATCACTTGGATGCCGGCGACCTCGTTTTGTTCAAGCGACATAGATGGGATTGGCAAAGGATGTTTATAGGATGGAAACGACTGTCTGCAGCTGCCGCACCAATTATTGATAGAATGGCGGCGGCGGTGGCTCAGCCGGTTAATGGCGGTGCTCAGATTAATCAGTGGAGCAACATGGCGGTATTACATCATGCGCAGTCGCATTATCCTTCACACCATCCGCCTATATCTATTCCTCTACGATACCAACCCGACTGTCTTCATGCAGGTG atgtgtATGAAAATGTGGTTAATTACCAAACAGGAATGGTAGAAACAAGACGATTGCGATTGTTTGGGGTGAACCTTGAGTGCTCAAATAATTACGAGCCACAATCCCCAGATAATTCGAGCCACGGTGGTCAATAA